From Arachis hypogaea cultivar Tifrunner chromosome 3, arahy.Tifrunner.gnm2.J5K5, whole genome shotgun sequence:
CTATTGATTCTTGCATAACGAGTGTTGACTTGTAAAACTTGAATGCTGGATAATTTCAGATAAGTGGAGAATGCTGGGTTATTAAAACTTGAATTCTTTTCACTGTGAACGAAACCTCTTGTTTAGTATCTCTTAAATTGTGTACTAGTTTATCCCTGTAAAAACTCCAGCTACCAAAATTGATTCTGCATATCAAGTTAAAAATATTTCCATAGTATCTACCAAATTGAGTGTGTCATCTTGTAGGCCTTAGGATATTGATTTTGCCACCATGGAGACTGAAAATGAACTAGAGCCCAAAGAAGGATTGACAATAATGCTTCCTCCACCACCTGGAACTTTCCAAGACCGTGAAGACCTCATTAAACATATGCGTGACTTTGGTGCCAATGAAGGATATGTTGTGACCATCAAGAAGCCCAAAGCTGGAATTTATGATGATTTCCTTATGCCAACTGATGTTTATCTATTTCTTCCTGTTAAATTGTTTTTCTTTGTTGGGTGAAAAAGGAAATTTTCGTTATTGATATAGAGTATATCGATGCTATATGTATTTGCCTTTGTTCTTTTTAAATTGTATTCCACATTTTTTGAGTCTATAATTTCTATGTTGTCATATTGATTGTCAATCTTCATCATAGCTATTCTTAATTACATCTTGTAGATAAAACCTTCAAGTCATGGAGGCCAAATAGATCTATGTCTGTTGAGGGGAACAACAGTTCATGTGATGGTTCATTAAACCAAAACTACCACCTGGTATGGTTGAAAGTCCATGGACAATACTTCTACTCCTGTTGTGTATGATTTGTACCTCCCCCcatcccccccccccctctctctcttaccctatctCCTTCTTACTCTGCACTTATTAGGCTGTGAATTTACAtaaacttttttttctctttgtatGTACCTGAAGGTCCCTAATTTTATTGGGGGTAAATGTGTAGATTCTCAAGGTTGTGTAATTGCTGATGTTATATCCTGTAAGGCTGTAAGCTGATATGTTCTTCGAAGATACTAGTTTGGATTTTGACATTTTTAAACTTGTCAAGTTTTCTAAACTTTTTTAAGGTATGGTTTTTTATTGAACATAATTTTGAGAAATTTATCTTTTCTCAGGCAACACAAGAAGTTGTATCTCAAGTTCCTTTGACCACATATGAAGAGTTTAAAGCAGCAGTTGTTGCAGCCAAGCAAGCATTTCCTTCATGGAAAAACACTCCTATTACCACTCGTCAACGTATTATGTTTAAACTTCAGGATCTTATTCGCAGAGATATTGTATGTATGATGATACTCAAACTGATATAGTATTGATCAAACTTTGCTTTTGATAACAGGAATAATATTCTTATTTCAGGATAAGCTTGCCATGAACATCACCATAGAACAAGGAAAAACATTAAAGGGTGCCAGAGGAGATGTGCTTCATGGTTTAGGttagtctttattttatttccatATTTGTATAGTAAAAATTTGTGCTTCTAACAAAATTTCTGGTTCAGTTTCTTTTATAGTTATTTCAAAGTGAGCTTCCTGTCTTTTTCGCAGAGATGGTAGAGCATGCTTGTGGGATGGCAAATCTGCAAAAGGGAGAAATTGTTCCTAAAGCTTGTAATGGAATTGATACATACTGCATCAGAGATCCCCTTGGAGTTTGTGCTGGAATATGCCCGATTAACTTTCCTGCAATGACACCCTTGTGGGTATGTCCAACCTTTATTATCTTTAGTTGTTGTCCAAAAGCATTCTGCTCCTTGATTTTTGTCCCCCCTAAATTATTAAGCAGGTTCCCAATTGGATATATTTTTGCTGATAATGTTTCATAAAGTACTAAACTGAATCTATTTGTAATAGTGTTAGGTTTCTGACTCTtgaattttcttcctttttttctttttttccttacaAATGCATTTTTTATGTTCACACTGAATCTTGTGCTTGCATAGCTTTTGCATGCATCAGGTGAAGGTTCCTACTTTCTACTAAACcacttatttaatattttcagatGTTCCCTATCGCGATAACATGCGGCAACACTTTTATTCTTAAGCCATGTGAAAATAATCCAGGTGATTATTTGTTTTAGTATATATGTGAACCTACGATCTGAGATTGTGTCAGGCACATTTTGGCAATTCTTCCCTTAACAGTAAATATCTAATTCACAAGTTTGTGTCAGTAGTTTAACTGTATATGTAATTTAAATAGTGTTGTGTTCGCGATAATTTTTCAGGAGCTTCAATGATACTTGCAGCATTAGCAATGGAAGCTGGTTTGCCCGATGGTGTTTTAAACGTGTATGTTATACTATGCAAAAagtaatatttctatttttttcatcattattgTGGTTACAATTCTAGCCTGTTGTAACAAATTTAGGCCTGTGACATGAATTTGGGATTTGGTTTTGCTATCATTAGATATGTCTTGCAATTcaataagttattattattttcttatataGGCAAAATATTGGCCAGGAATCTCTAAGGATATCAGTATCCTTAACTctttttaacaaaagaaaaaaaaaactagtgtCATGCAAGTGAGGTAACCAAACATTGATATGCATTACTTTTGGCTTCTATTTGATCAGGAGATTGTTAATTACATATGCGATGATGAGGATATAAAAGCTGTGTCATTCAATGGTTCAATTACAGTAAGTTTAGTGCTTCATACCTCTGAATTCTGTGACATAATTTTTCACTCCAGGCTGCAACCTGAGAGCTATTACAGGTTCATTTAAGGCTACATGAAATCTAGGATTTTATATTCTGAGTTGTAATAAAATTGTGTCCTATAACAACAATTTACTTCCCACACCTTTACCTCACCAAACAGAAGCAAGGATGCCTTGACCATAAGGTAAAGTGAGGAAGCATTTTTTAGTTGTTCACACTATAAGCTGTTATTGATGTGCTACTTCATAAAACTTTGTAATACTAGTTCTTATGTCACACTAAATGCATTTTTGTGCCTATTGAGTTGGAAATATCATATACGCATATACTGGCTGGCTAATTAGATATTATCTATATTAGTCAAATGCAGGTGGCATAAATCATATAGTTGTTATGCCAGATGCTAGCATGGATGCTACTTTAGATGCCCTTGTTTCTGCTGGTTTCCGTGCAGCAGGAGAGAGGTCCATGGCTTTAAACACAGCTATCTTTGTGGGAGGTTCAATGCGACGTTATTCCCTTTATTTGGACTTCTTtacctttttttattctttttcattgTGTTATTCCCGAgaattacatttttttctttctgtgATCAGTATTTTGGGTGCTGTAGAGTTGACCCTGTATCTACCATTTAATAATGCTTTGTTAATTAGTGGAATCTATAATGAAGGGTTCTTCAGATGTCAAGTTTGTTTTCAACCTAAATTGTTGTTTTAAGATGTGAATCAGAGAAGTGTTAAAAATTACTACAAAATGCATTCTTGGAAGAAGCTTTTTATTACTTCTGCCAATTATTGATTATAATTGAGTCCTCCTACCATGTGGCACTTAACTGTGCAGTGACCTTGTTATTTAACAGCAGTATCAAGGACTTTATAAGGTGCTCTGGATGATCAAAAAACTTGTTTTATGTTACACTGTTCATTTTTTTAACTATTTCCAGGGAAGACGAATTGGGGCAGCGTGCCAAAGCACTTAGAGTGAATGTAGGAACAGATCCTGATGCAGACCTAGGTCCAGTTATTAGCAGAGAGGTGCAAACATTATTCCCAATTATCTCAAGGTGTTGTATAGTTTTCATCATATCATGTGTAGAGGGTATTTGTTAGACGCCGCATCTTGACAAATCATGTTTAAGCTGGAAAATAATTTGTCAACTTTTTGCTGTTTGAGTTCTTGATCCACTTTTTCAACTAACAGGCAAAAGATAGGATATGTGGACTAGTTCAGAATGCTGTTGAAAATGGTGCAAGACTCCTACTTGATGGGAGGCACATTGTGGTACTACCTTTTTTGTGACCAATTTCACTGATGTTCATTACTTAAAATAAGTTTTTGCTCTGTTATTTTTCTCAAGGTATTAAACTTTTCCTTTGGAAGAAATGAAGTTCAGACCTTACCTGATAGGTACCCGGATATGAGAATGGAAATTTTGTTGGCCCTACTAACTTGTGTGATGTCACAACCAACATGGAGTGTTACAAGGTATATCTGATTTCATGTTTCAACTATTCTCAATGGAAGAAGAATGCACGAAAAGATAGCCATATTTATCATCGATGGTTCTGATAGGAGTGATAGCAAGTGACCTCTACCTTCGTTTTGCAGGAAGAAATTTATGGACCAGTTCTTCTTGGCATGCAGGTTTCCATTGCTTACTACATATATTTGCTATTAACTTCTTCTGCATTGTTggaattaaacaacaattttCTTGCTGAACAATAGGCCGACAACCTAGATGAAGCTAtatcaataataaataaaaacaggTACTCTTATGTTCCTAGTTGCAGGTCGTGTGTGAACGTATTAATATTTATCTCAGGTCCCTTGAACATcaaattgaaaatagaaattcTGTTCGAGTCCTGTTTCTTTCTACATCATGTTGAAACTCAGACAAGGAGGAGTTTCCTTCAATAACTTGCAATAGTTTTGGAAATACAATGTGACATTTAAAGCTCATTTTTACAGATATGGAAATGGAGCTTCTGTCTTCAACTCTGGTATGGTTGCTAGGAAGTTCCAACATGAGGTTGATGCTGTACTGGTAAGCAATGTGTTCTGTGATATATATGAATATCTAGAAATTTCTAGATGAATCATGCTTTCTGTTCTTCATCTAtcttgttcttttattcactTCTATCCAATCAACGTTTTTATGTTTCCCAACTTTCCAGGCTTGTGTAGAGGCTGCTAGTTTATCCTCTGATTAGTGTTCTGTCTCGCAGTTTGGGATCGACGTGCCTGTACCTATTCCATTACAATTTTCCTTTAATGAGTCAAAAGCATCTTTTGCCGGCAATTTCAATTTTTGTGGTAGAGTTTGTGTCCTTTCTTCCCCCTTTTACGTTTTTTCACAAGGTTGCTAATGGTATGTTAATGTTACTTGTCACTTTATTTAGTTGCAGGAAGAACAGGAGTACAATTTTATAcccaaataaaaaaagtggcaaaaagatggaaggaattccCAAGTCTAGGAACATTACCTGCTGCATGTCCATCTGAGAGAGATTCATCTATGCAATTGGCACCTCAATCATTGCCCTTAGAGTTACAGAGTAATTCACCAACCTATGAAGTGCTACTAGCTATTGCTGATGCAGATATACAGAACACAGCTATCTCATCTGCGACAGCACCAGCTGATAAGGATATCAGAAGCCAACATGTTTCCCTGGTATTATCGCCCTCGTCCCAGGCATCAGAGAGGATTGGTGTTTCTAAACCATCTTGGTGGAATGAGAATTCGCCTGCAACATCTCAGAGAAGTGAGACTATTCCCCAAACTTCCGAGCAGAGTTATGTCACTTCATCTCAGATGAATGTAAACTTATATACAGCATCCCAAGGGGCTGACACTGCTACTGCCCCAGCTCTGAAATCAGATGGAATATACATGTCTATGACCCATGAAGTTGATGACTTAGCTCAAATATCACCTAGGATAGATGCTGATGTGAGTAAAAGCATTGGTGAAACATTTGAAAGAAGTGACACCATGTTAACTTTTGAGAGAATATACATACCTGCAACAACATCTCACACGACTGATATAGGCTTAAGTCCAACTTCAGAGAAGGTATATGTgccttcttcttcagcatctcaTAGACATGAAAGAATGGATCAAGCTTCTGAGAGGGCATTAATGCCCCCAATGGTACAGAATATGGCAAGTTCAGTGAGGCTACATGTTCCTACAAATTCTTCCCAAAGGATGTATAATCAAAACCCAATAATTTTCAATGGATGAATTTCCCAGCAAAAGGATATAAGACATTGAAATGTCTCTTGTTACTAAGTACTAATTACTCCCATCTAATCAAGCACCAAAATTAGATGAAAGCTTCTTGAGTGAAACGATTAACCAAGTCCAGAGGCTAGATTTTTAATGGATATATAATGTAAAGATAACTTCTAGAAATAAAAGGGATGCTAGTATTCATAGTTGGCAATATGTGGATTTGTGCAGAAAATCATTTTGCAATTCGCTTTTGAATCTAGGTTAAGAAATGCAAAAATGAGAGCATTGTTGTTTAAAAATGGgaaaaatagattaaataaagATTGATTATTTAATCTTATTCCTCCTTCTAAAACGTTTATAAATATGATGTTTTTATCATATTAAGTGATATTATATAcggcattttttttaaaaaaatttacaatggTATTTAACAATATTGATATAAGGTATATGTTTTACAAAGTTAGGGAGGGTTGTGTTTTGCAGAATATCAGTACCTCAATGAAGAtgaatatacttttttttattaaaacattaAGATGTTAATATGATAATAACAGTTGAATCAGTTGTAATTTTTTCTTTAGAAATAAAATATCTTTAGAATAATAAAACCAAAAACCTAATACCGGAagacaaaaaagaaagaaggattaaaaattattttaaactaaaattacttatatttatataaaaagttaTAGGCATAAAATTGTGGCAAATTGCCAGTTTAATCCCCAATAAAGATTTGATTGTGCAAATAATTATTaagacaaaacaaaagaaaatatagtAAGCTGATAAAGCAAAGTAACATAGCAAAGGCGAAAGGTAGAAGAAGGAGGAAGGAACCGAAATGCAATGCAGCGCGAACGTTGTTCACTGTGCTTGTTCCACTTTCTCTCCTCAAACTCTCTCAACAAAAACATTCTCTTTTCAGTTTCACCCAACTTTCAATCTTACTTCACAAAACCAGCAGCAGCAGCACAAAATCACTTACCCACAGCCACCAGAACAACGAAGAACCTGTTCTGACGGTTATGGAAATTCGAAGAAGGTGATAACGAGTGTTTCGAACCCTTTCGTGAAGCATTGCCTCAAGCTCCGCAACAGCTCTTCTTATCGCCGCTCTCATGGCTCCGTTCTTGTTGTGGGCTCCACACCCATTAGGTTACACACTCCTCAACTCTTAAACTGTTTTAGCACTGACCCTTTTCTGATTTTTCTTCAAATTTGCATTTTTATTAGGAAAAGATGTTACCTTCTcgtaaaaatatttgttttttgagCTGTATGGCCTTCCAATTTCCaatctttgtttttgtttatttaataatcAAAGTTTGTAGCTTTGATTATTTTCTATATCTTCGTGTAATTAATCTTTCGATAATCTTCCTTTTCCCTGTCTTTGATCTTTTTATCAATGTCTTTCTCGTATGTTTACTAGTTATTCAATTTAGCTTTTACAATGATTGATAAGCTTCAAGCTAGGTGTCCTTGATAAGCTTAAATAGTTTCACTTGAAAATGATTATCAACTATCAAGTCTATGTGAGTTAACCCCTTCATTATAACTTTTTTGTATCCAGTTACATTTTAATACTTTGGTCATTTTTAGCACAATGCTATAGAGGCTAGAGCAATGGATATGTTCTTCGTCCTTGTGAATCTAATTGACTTTGTTAAAAGGATAGGCATTGTACTTGAGTTATGATTCATACAAAGCAGTGTTTATCCACTGAGAAAGGGAAGTGTTTTTTTATAGTACCTGGCCTTGGATAGAAGTTAGTTAGTAAGAATAATATTAAAGAGTGTGTTAGAGATTTAGACTGGTTCAGTTGAGAAATTACTATTGGTCATTGGAGAGGTAGGAGAGCAACATTTGCAGGAATCTTCTTTATTGTATATAACTATTTACTCCAACCAGTTTTAAACCATAAATGATATTCATGATTAAATTTATGGGAGAAAACTTTATGTATGACATAACTTCTCTATTTACAGAGAAATATACAGGTTTCAAGACTCATTCCAAGATGAAAATATAACAATGGAATGTTTGATTCTTCTTGATAAAGCTGAAATTTCCAGTGGGTTGGATAAATCCGCAGCTTCTATTGTGCATGCAAGCCCAACTGTGATGAAAAAAATTTCAGGGCTGCAATCGACTGACTCTACTGATGCAATTGCCATAATGAAGATTCCTGCTAGTTTTTTAAATGTAGATGATCATCAAAAG
This genomic window contains:
- the LOC112791716 gene encoding uncharacterized protein isoform X2; the encoded protein is MQCSANVVHCACSTFSPQTLSTKTFSFQFHPTFNLTSQNQQQQHKITYPQPPEQRRTCSDGYGNSKKVITSVSNPFVKHCLKLRNSSSYRRSHGSVLVVGSTPIREIYRFQDSFQDENITMECLILLDKAEISSGLDKSAASIVHASPTVMKKISGLQSTDSTDAIAIMKIPASFLNVDDHQKKEDCKKWFLSTHRILVLDGIQDPGNLGTLLRSAVAFRWDGVFLLPGSCDPFNEKALRASRGASFQLPIVSGSWSHLDSLIEEFQMKLLAGHPEHEGQRRKWPFGKIPAGM
- the LOC112791716 gene encoding uncharacterized protein isoform X1, with the translated sequence MQCSANVVHCACSTFSPQTLSTKTFSFQFHPTFNLTSQNQQQQHKITYPQPPEQRRTCSDGYGNSKKVITSVSNPFVKHCLKLRNSSSYRRSHGSVLVVGSTPIREIYRFQDSFQDENITMECLILLDKAEISSGLDKSAASIVHASPTVMKKISGLQSTDSTDAIAIMKIPASFLNVDDHQKKEDCKKWFLSTHRILVLDGIQDPGNLGTLLRSAVAFRWDGVFLLPGSCDPFNEKALRASRGASFQLPIVSGSWSHLDSLIEEFQMKLLAGHPEHEGLVKPVSLLSPGFCYSLLDTPLCLVLGSEGSGLSEKSLQACELVSIAMAGEYESLNVSVAGGIFLYMLQPNNT